In Candidatus Krumholzibacteriia bacterium, one genomic interval encodes:
- a CDS encoding response regulator transcription factor, with product MTRSVILLVEDEPSMREGLTHNLEFEGYEVRTAADGPGGLEAARAGDVDLAIFDVMMPGLDGFELLERLRGSGFDKPVLMLTAKSMEQDKLQGFQLGADDYVTKPFSVLELIARVKALLRRQDGADGEPGKLDRYTFRDIEIDFVAMEVRKGGAAIDCSLKEMELLRLLIDRKGEAVSRRELLTQVWGYEETSMPTTRTIDTHVARLRSKLGGDDGCDFIRTVHKVGYKFQD from the coding sequence GTGACGCGCTCCGTGATCCTGCTGGTCGAAGACGAGCCCTCCATGCGCGAGGGTCTGACCCACAACCTCGAGTTCGAGGGCTACGAGGTCCGCACCGCGGCCGACGGGCCCGGCGGGCTCGAGGCGGCGCGAGCCGGCGACGTCGATCTGGCGATCTTCGACGTCATGATGCCAGGTCTCGACGGCTTCGAGTTGCTCGAGCGGCTGCGCGGCAGCGGCTTCGACAAGCCCGTGCTCATGCTCACGGCCAAGTCCATGGAGCAGGACAAGCTCCAGGGTTTCCAGCTGGGCGCCGACGACTACGTCACCAAGCCCTTCAGCGTGCTCGAGCTGATCGCCCGCGTGAAGGCATTGCTGCGCCGCCAGGACGGTGCGGACGGCGAGCCCGGCAAGCTCGATCGTTACACGTTCCGCGACATCGAGATCGACTTCGTCGCCATGGAAGTTCGCAAGGGTGGCGCGGCGATCGACTGCTCGCTCAAGGAGATGGAGCTGCTGCGGCTGTTGATCGACCGCAAGGGCGAGGCGGTGAGCCGCAGAGAGCTGCTGACGCAGGTCTGGGGCTACGAGGAGACCTCCATGCCCACCACACGTACGATCGACACGCACGTGGCGCGGTTACGTAGCAAACTGGGCGGTGACGACGGCTGCGATTTCATCCGCACCGTCCACAAGGTCGGCTACAAGTTCCAGGACTGA